One window of Zalophus californianus isolate mZalCal1 chromosome 3, mZalCal1.pri.v2, whole genome shotgun sequence genomic DNA carries:
- the ICOS gene encoding inducible T-cell costimulator isoform X2, producing the protein MKSNLWYFLLFCFQVEALTGEINDSAKSEMFTFHDGGVQILCKFSDTVWQFKMELRKGTEVLCDLTKTKESGNTVSIKKPKFCQSQLSSEGVSFFLNNLDSSHASYYSCELSIFDPPPFQKKNISREYLNVYGCAAFVGVYIFGCVFLCWLTKKKYRSSVHDPNSEYMFMAAVNTAKKPGFPGVTHNLELCGTQA; encoded by the exons GAGAAATCAATGATTCTGCCAAGTCTGAGATGTTTACGTTTCACGATGGAGGTGTACAAATTTTATGCAAATTCAGTGATACTGTCTGGCAATTTAAAATGGAGTTGCGGAAAGGGACGGAAGTACTCTGTGATCTCACTAAGACAAAGGAAAGTGGAAACACAGTGTCCATTAAGAAACCAAAATTCTGTCAGTCTCAGTTATCCAGTGAGggtgtctctttttttctgaataactTGGACAGTTCTCATGCTAGCTACTACTCCTGCGAACTGTCAATCTTTGATCCTCctccttttcaaaaaaagaatattagcaGAGAATATCTGAATGTTTATG GATGTGCAGCTTTTGTTGGAGTCTATATTTTTGGATGCGTATTTCTTTGTTGGCTTACAAAAAAG aaatatcGATCCAGTGTGCATGACCCTAACAGCGAGTACATGTTCATGGCAGCAGTGAACACAGCCAAAAAACCTGGATTCCCAG GTGTGACTCATAATTTGGAACTCTGTGGCACCCAGGCATGA
- the ICOS gene encoding inducible T-cell costimulator isoform X1, with product MKSNLWYFLLFCFQVEALTGEINDSAKSEMFTFHDGGVQILCKFSDTVWQFKMELRKGTEVLCDLTKTKESGNTVSIKKPKFCQSQLSSEGVSFFLNNLDSSHASYYSCELSIFDPPPFQKKNISREYLNVYESQTCCQLKFWLPIGCAAFVGVYIFGCVFLCWLTKKKYRSSVHDPNSEYMFMAAVNTAKKPGFPGVTHNLELCGTQA from the exons GAGAAATCAATGATTCTGCCAAGTCTGAGATGTTTACGTTTCACGATGGAGGTGTACAAATTTTATGCAAATTCAGTGATACTGTCTGGCAATTTAAAATGGAGTTGCGGAAAGGGACGGAAGTACTCTGTGATCTCACTAAGACAAAGGAAAGTGGAAACACAGTGTCCATTAAGAAACCAAAATTCTGTCAGTCTCAGTTATCCAGTGAGggtgtctctttttttctgaataactTGGACAGTTCTCATGCTAGCTACTACTCCTGCGAACTGTCAATCTTTGATCCTCctccttttcaaaaaaagaatattagcaGAGAATATCTGAATGTTTATG AATCACAGACTTGTTGCCAACTGAAGTTCTGGTTACCCATAGGATGTGCAGCTTTTGTTGGAGTCTATATTTTTGGATGCGTATTTCTTTGTTGGCTTACAAAAAAG aaatatcGATCCAGTGTGCATGACCCTAACAGCGAGTACATGTTCATGGCAGCAGTGAACACAGCCAAAAAACCTGGATTCCCAG GTGTGACTCATAATTTGGAACTCTGTGGCACCCAGGCATGA